The Flavobacterium jumunjinense genome includes a region encoding these proteins:
- a CDS encoding TonB-dependent receptor: MRFNYIFFFLFVGCFGFAQLTINGVITDENGLPIRDVHVHIANRTSATIADGSYVLNDVPKGNQKLYISYIGYQTIEETIVLSSSLTINRQLFPEVVALNEIAVQQNIATKNSSSNEQVLNEATIEKYSNQSLGDVLKEVSGVSILKSGSNVVKPVINGLHSSRVPIVNNNVRLEDQQWGTEHAPNFDVNAAGRITVIKGASALQYGGDAIGGVVIIDPQVIKKDTLIGKTILNLSSNGRGGSMTTSLQKGNVYGWSWNVLGTFKYLGDRETPDYILSNSGNREQDFSGGIRFAQEKYNFNAMYSFYNAQIGIVKASHIGNVNDLYQSITNRRPSTIEPFTYALEAPKQEVQHHLFKLNYQRWISDTASLDLQYAFQFNNRLEFDVRRNSANDKAALDLQLATHTLQLDYSNSFEAWKIKLGSNFGFQDNYANPNTGIRPLIPSYQKIDLGGYGVVNYEIDNSLLLESGLRYDFTQIEATKYYLKSRWDERGYSTNFSHFIIGEEGNQWLTKPKFMYHNFTGSLGFRKEFHHEMEWFLSIGLASRNPNPSELFSDGLHHSTGQIELGDLRLQREQAFKVNTTFKKSWKSVFLEVNPFLNRVSNFMFLKPIGFETTIRGAFPVWEFDQTNALLMGLDVNYKWNVSNRLSHEANFAYVRGIDLTNDTDLIDIPAFTIGNKIQYKKEEWYHWTAELKSELVFRQTQYPDNDFTTNIVVNNELIPVLVPISSSPEAYHLLHFYNEMTFQVGKKNSITTAFSIQNIANTTYRDYLNKQRFFVDEMGRNFQIQVKLNF; the protein is encoded by the coding sequence ATGCGATTCAATTATATCTTTTTTTTCTTGTTTGTAGGCTGTTTCGGTTTTGCTCAATTAACAATTAATGGAGTAATTACAGATGAAAACGGCTTACCAATAAGAGATGTTCACGTGCACATAGCTAATAGAACAAGTGCAACTATTGCAGATGGAAGTTATGTTTTAAATGATGTTCCAAAAGGAAATCAGAAATTATACATTTCCTATATTGGTTATCAAACTATTGAAGAGACAATTGTGCTTTCTTCAAGTCTAACAATCAACCGTCAATTGTTTCCAGAGGTAGTTGCTTTAAACGAAATTGCTGTCCAGCAGAATATTGCGACTAAAAACAGTAGTAGTAATGAACAGGTTTTGAATGAAGCAACTATAGAGAAATACAGTAATCAATCTTTAGGCGATGTGCTTAAAGAAGTTTCAGGTGTTTCAATTTTAAAATCGGGAAGCAATGTTGTTAAACCTGTAATTAATGGTTTACATAGCAGTAGGGTGCCTATTGTTAATAATAATGTGCGTTTGGAAGATCAGCAGTGGGGAACAGAACATGCGCCAAATTTTGATGTTAATGCAGCAGGTAGAATTACTGTAATTAAAGGAGCGTCAGCTTTACAATATGGAGGTGATGCTATTGGAGGTGTTGTAATTATAGACCCACAAGTGATTAAGAAAGATACTTTGATAGGGAAAACTATTCTGAATCTGTCTTCAAACGGAAGAGGAGGAAGTATGACTACCAGTTTGCAAAAAGGAAATGTATATGGTTGGAGCTGGAATGTTTTGGGGACTTTTAAGTACTTAGGAGATCGCGAAACTCCAGATTATATTTTGTCTAATTCGGGCAACCGAGAGCAAGATTTTTCGGGAGGTATTCGGTTTGCTCAAGAAAAATACAATTTCAATGCAATGTATAGTTTTTATAATGCTCAAATTGGTATTGTAAAGGCATCTCATATTGGTAATGTTAACGATTTGTATCAGTCAATTACAAATAGAAGGCCAAGTACAATTGAACCTTTTACTTATGCATTAGAAGCACCAAAACAAGAAGTGCAACACCATTTGTTTAAACTGAATTATCAGAGATGGATTAGTGATACTGCTTCTCTTGATTTACAATATGCGTTTCAGTTTAATAATCGATTAGAATTTGATGTTCGTAGAAACAGTGCTAATGATAAAGCTGCTTTAGATTTGCAATTGGCAACACATACTTTGCAATTGGATTATAGCAATTCTTTTGAGGCTTGGAAAATAAAATTAGGAAGTAATTTTGGTTTTCAGGATAATTATGCGAATCCGAATACTGGAATTCGTCCTTTAATTCCGAGTTATCAGAAGATAGATCTAGGTGGTTATGGAGTTGTTAATTATGAAATCGATAATTCATTACTATTAGAGTCTGGACTACGTTATGATTTTACTCAGATTGAAGCGACAAAATATTATTTAAAATCGAGATGGGATGAGCGCGGTTATTCCACCAATTTTTCTCATTTTATTATTGGTGAAGAAGGGAATCAATGGCTAACAAAACCTAAATTTATGTATCATAATTTTACAGGAAGCCTTGGTTTTAGAAAAGAATTTCATCATGAAATGGAATGGTTTTTAAGTATAGGTCTTGCTTCGCGAAACCCGAATCCTTCAGAGTTGTTTAGCGATGGTTTGCATCATTCTACAGGGCAAATTGAATTGGGTGACTTGCGTTTGCAAAGAGAACAAGCATTTAAAGTGAATACTACTTTTAAGAAAAGCTGGAAATCGGTTTTTTTAGAAGTAAATCCTTTTTTAAATCGTGTTTCAAATTTTATGTTTTTGAAACCAATTGGTTTTGAAACCACAATTAGAGGAGCTTTTCCTGTTTGGGAGTTTGATCAGACTAATGCTTTGCTAATGGGACTTGATGTGAATTATAAATGGAATGTTTCCAATCGATTGAGTCACGAGGCAAATTTTGCTTATGTTAGAGGTATTGACTTAACGAATGATACAGATTTGATTGATATACCAGCTTTTACTATTGGGAATAAAATACAATATAAAAAGGAAGAATGGTATCATTGGACAGCCGAATTAAAAAGTGAATTGGTTTTTCGTCAGACACAGTATCCTGATAATGATTTTACCACAAACATAGTGGTCAATAATGAATTAATACCTGTTTTGGTTCCTATTAGTTCTTCTCCAGAAGCTTATCATTTGCTTCATTTTTATAATGAAATGACTTTTCAAGTGGGCAAAAAGAATAGTATTACAACTGCATTTTCAATACAAAATATAGCAAACACAACTTATAGAGACTACCTAAATAAACAACGTTTTTTCGTTGATGAAATGGGTAGGAATTTTCAAATTCAAGTTAAATTAAATTTTTAA
- a CDS encoding type 1 periplasmic binding fold superfamily protein: MKNNLKFSVLSIIAFLSLTACSSDDTPAPVNEEEVITTVKVTLMSTSQNITLTSKDLDGDGPNAPVFTTTGGNLVAGSSYVGRVEFLNELQNPAEDITVEVEEEGASHQVFYQLPTSLGMVTYDGLDVDANGKPIGLKFTLVAGSVATTGNLTVTLRHLPNKSASGVSSGDITNAGGATDAEVILPVTID, encoded by the coding sequence ATGAAAAATAATTTAAAATTTTCAGTTCTTTCTATTATTGCATTTTTATCATTAACAGCTTGTTCTAGTGATGACACACCTGCTCCAGTAAATGAAGAGGAAGTTATTACAACGGTGAAAGTAACACTAATGAGTACTTCGCAAAATATTACATTAACTTCAAAAGATTTAGATGGAGATGGACCGAATGCTCCTGTTTTTACAACGACAGGTGGTAATTTAGTTGCAGGATCTAGTTATGTTGGGCGTGTGGAGTTTTTAAATGAACTACAAAATCCAGCGGAAGATATTACGGTTGAAGTGGAAGAAGAAGGGGCTTCTCATCAAGTTTTTTATCAACTACCAACGTCTTTAGGTATGGTTACTTATGATGGATTAGATGTAGATGCAAATGGGAAACCAATTGGATTGAAGTTTACTTTGGTGGCAGGAAGTGTAGCTACGACAGGAAACTTAACTGTTACTTTGAGGCATTTACCAAACAAGTCTGCAAGTGGTGTTTCTAGTGGAGATATTACTAATGCAGGTGGAGCTACAGATGCAGAAGTGATACTGCCAGTTACAATTGATTAA
- a CDS encoding prolyl oligopeptidase family serine peptidase, whose amino-acid sequence MNKYVTLLLATTAFVACKKEETKENVAMVDMTVNYPETKKVDSVDAYFGEEVKDPYRWLEDDKSAETEAWVKAQNEVTFGYLKKIPFRKELKERMEKLWNYEKISAPFKEGKFTYFYKNDGLQNQSVLYRKEESGKEEIFLDPNTFSKDGTTSLGGVNFSKDGSLVAYSVSEGGSDWRKVVVLKAETKEVIGDTIVDIKFSGVSWYKNEGFYYSSYDKPKGSELSAKTDQHKLYYHKLGTSQKEDKVIFGQNEKRRYVGGYLTEDEKYLIISGSNSTSGNELYYKDLAKNGPIINIVDNFDSDSYVIDNIGTKFFLSTNYNAPNQRVVTFDLAKPKQANWVDFIPETENVLSISGGSGFFFAEYMKDAVSSIKQYDYDGKLVRDVTLPGVGTAGGFGGKKEATTLYYSFTNYTTPGTIYSYDPKTGKSEVYKKPNVDFKSEDYESKQVFYTSKDGTKIPMIITHKKGIELNGKNPTMLYGYGGFNISLTPSFSIANAVWLENGGIYAVANLRGGGEYGKKWHNAGIQMQKQNVFDDFIAAAEYLIKEKYTTSDYLAISGRSNGGLLVGATMTQRPDLMKVALPGVGVLDMLRYHTFTAGAGWAYDYGTAEQNAGMFNYLKGYSPVHNVKVGTKYPATLVTTGDHDDRVVPAHSFKFAAELQAKQTGDNPVLIRIDVNAGHGAGKSVNAIIEEYADMQVFTLYNMGIRELKK is encoded by the coding sequence ATGAATAAATACGTAACCTTACTTCTTGCAACTACAGCTTTTGTTGCTTGTAAGAAAGAAGAAACCAAAGAGAATGTAGCAATGGTAGATATGACTGTAAACTATCCTGAAACTAAAAAAGTAGATTCTGTTGATGCTTATTTTGGAGAAGAAGTGAAAGATCCTTATCGTTGGTTAGAAGACGATAAAAGTGCAGAAACGGAAGCTTGGGTAAAGGCTCAAAACGAAGTGACTTTTGGTTATTTGAAAAAAATACCATTCAGAAAAGAGCTGAAAGAAAGAATGGAGAAATTATGGAATTATGAAAAAATTTCTGCCCCATTTAAAGAAGGGAAATTTACTTATTTCTATAAAAATGACGGATTGCAAAATCAATCGGTATTGTATAGAAAAGAAGAATCGGGTAAAGAAGAGATTTTCTTAGATCCAAATACTTTTTCTAAAGACGGAACTACATCTTTAGGAGGTGTTAATTTTTCTAAAGACGGTTCTTTAGTAGCCTATTCTGTTTCTGAGGGAGGAAGCGACTGGAGAAAAGTTGTGGTTTTAAAAGCAGAAACAAAAGAAGTAATAGGAGATACTATTGTCGATATTAAATTTAGTGGTGTTTCTTGGTATAAAAACGAAGGTTTTTATTACTCTAGTTACGATAAGCCAAAAGGAAGTGAACTTTCTGCAAAAACAGATCAACATAAATTGTATTACCATAAGTTAGGAACATCTCAAAAAGAGGATAAGGTAATTTTTGGTCAAAACGAAAAAAGAAGATACGTTGGTGGTTACTTAACGGAAGATGAAAAATACTTAATCATCTCTGGATCTAATTCTACTTCAGGAAATGAATTGTACTATAAGGATTTAGCAAAGAATGGTCCGATTATTAATATTGTTGATAATTTTGATAGTGATAGTTATGTAATTGATAATATTGGCACAAAATTCTTTTTATCAACCAACTATAATGCTCCTAATCAACGTGTAGTAACATTTGATTTGGCAAAACCAAAACAAGCAAATTGGGTAGACTTTATTCCTGAAACAGAAAATGTTTTATCTATTTCTGGAGGAAGTGGTTTCTTCTTTGCAGAATATATGAAAGATGCTGTATCTAGTATTAAACAATATGATTATGATGGTAAATTAGTGCGCGATGTAACATTGCCTGGAGTAGGAACCGCAGGAGGTTTTGGAGGTAAAAAAGAAGCGACAACATTGTATTATTCATTTACAAATTATACTACACCAGGAACGATATATTCGTATGATCCAAAAACAGGAAAGTCGGAAGTATATAAAAAACCAAATGTAGATTTTAAATCGGAAGATTATGAGTCGAAACAAGTTTTTTACACATCTAAAGATGGAACAAAGATTCCTATGATTATTACGCATAAAAAAGGAATCGAATTGAATGGTAAAAATCCAACAATGCTTTATGGTTATGGTGGTTTTAATATTAGTTTAACACCTAGCTTTAGTATTGCAAATGCAGTTTGGTTAGAAAACGGTGGTATTTATGCTGTTGCTAATTTAAGAGGTGGTGGAGAGTATGGTAAAAAATGGCACAATGCAGGAATTCAAATGCAAAAGCAAAATGTGTTTGACGATTTTATTGCTGCTGCAGAATATTTAATAAAAGAAAAATATACAACATCAGACTATTTAGCTATTTCAGGACGTTCAAATGGTGGTTTATTGGTTGGTGCTACAATGACACAACGACCAGATTTAATGAAAGTGGCTTTGCCAGGGGTTGGAGTTTTAGACATGTTACGCTATCATACCTTTACAGCAGGTGCAGGATGGGCTTATGATTATGGAACTGCAGAACAAAACGCAGGAATGTTTAATTATTTAAAAGGGTATTCTCCTGTTCATAATGTTAAAGTAGGAACAAAGTATCCAGCAACTTTAGTAACAACTGGAGATCATGATGATAGAGTGGTTCCTGCTCATAGTTTTAAATTTGCAGCAGAACTGCAAGCAAAACAAACTGGAGATAATCCTGTTTTAATTCGTATAGATGTAAATGCAGGTCATGGAGCAGGAAAGTCAGTAAATGCAATAATTGAGGAATATGCTGATATGCAGGTTTTTACTTTGTATAATATGGGTATTAGAGAATTAAAGAAATAA